The sequence CTGTTGCCTAAACAATAGAAGAAGAACCTGAGGCTTTGTTGTAAATGTGCTATTTGACAGACGAGGAAGTGGGGCTCATGTTTTTAGCTGAAACATATCGTCTTACCGCGGCCTCACAATAGCATGATAACAAGCGctccaagaaaaaaagacactaaAACCAGTGAGGGGATCTTCCTTTTCCATAATGGCGTCTGACATGCGCGGCTCAATTTAATTATCTTTGACGTCTCAGTTAAACCATAAAAACGTGGGAAAGTGGGCTCGagagggaattttttttttccttaatgcATCGCGGTTATCTGAGCGGGAAAGGGCCTCCGTTTTACGGTAGTTGACCTCGgggtcttcttttttttcctcctttgtgCGTGCTTAAATAATGTCGCATTCCTACTGAAGAATCGTTTGTGTTAGCGACCCGGGTCGGTAGCGGCTCTTGCTAATGTTTGTCTATACGTTTAAATGGAATGCAGAGAGGGTTTAATGCCTATTTTAGTTTTCCTTTGGTTTCTTTGAATATAGTAGTTATCTGAAGTAAGGTTCATTTAGAGATTTGTTTCTGAACATGTGttcattgttttgatttcagAAAGGGTTAAAGCGCTGCAAAATAGATGCTAATTAGAACCAGAATCAAGCTAGCAGATCTTGTCTTCAcgttttaaatacacaaagtgTAGAAATAGCATATACTTGCTAAGCGCTAGCTACTACATTATTTAGCCTCCTCCAACAAGCTGAAACATTTATGCGGCTTTAGACGTGAGGTGTAATGAGGTATCGCGTGTCCCATCTACATCAAAACTGATGTGAGCTTAGCTTAGCATTTAGCTTAGCTAAGCATTCCTGAAATGCTTTAACACTTTCCCTGGAATTTCTCTTCCCTCCCGCCCTTTACCTTTCTCCTCAAATGTTCTACTTTCACACAAATGCGCCTCCTCAAAGTGCTCCACTCATGATCATAATTCTTCCAGATGTTAGCTTATTAACCACGATGCCCTCCCACGGTCTCTCACTGGGCTTTAAAATGGTTTTGCGCCGTCCTAATTGAGCAGTGCAGGTCAAAGGTCTAAACCTTCTTGCTAACAAGCTGCCGCGGGTCAGGTGGGTTCAGAAACATACCAATTGTGTGGCCTACTTTTATATTTTCTGTGTGGGGTCCATTAACAGActtgtttgtctttatttttttttttgctagctcAAAATGGCTGTAAACCATATGCAAAGTCTACTCAGTATAAACTTTTCCTCCGAGGTTGGTTTTATACCCGACGAGCCGTCTGTCCCACCGAGACATCCTACCTCTTCTGTTCCGCCACGTTTCCTCATGCGCTATGTTGAATGTTTATGCTAGCAGCCAGACAGCAGGAAGCCTTGACCTCTTTCACATTGCTCGCATGTGTTGTCTTCACCCTGCATCCTTTCTACATGGACAAGGAAGCTCCCACACATCCCCCATCCTGCCAGTCCGGCACGTAGAACACAAATTCAACGGACTTTAACCCTCAAGGAGTAtcgacacgtacaaaaaacaacaacaacaacaatactTCCAGTTTGTAATGACAAAAAGCCTACCATGGTAACAGGGGTGTTTAAACTTTTTCTAGCCATTGCATCTGTGGGAACTATTACGTGACGGATGAACCGCAATATATAGATTGATTATAATAGCAGTCACGGTTTTGCTGCCAATAAAAACAACGCAGAGGTTTGTCCGCCGTGTCAGCGGCAGCTTGAGTTTCCCTCGTTGGGTTTGTTTTGATTCTCACTCTGCCTCTGACAAATGACTCAGCTACGGGATATTACGGTAAATTTACAATCACAACACCTTGGGGTCTCCTGAGACGACTGTGTTTGTAGCAATTGCGGTGAGGTGTGCCACCTTTGCAAAAACGCCGCAAAGGTTGGGATCAGCACCGTGGTTTTCTCACGGGAAACGAAGAACACGTTGGAAGAAAAAAGTGGGGAAACAAtcaattgtgatttttttattttgatcacAGTATTCTAACACCAAATAAAATGGATaaaattttttgtttgttgatttttttaaacaacagtCTAAATAACTGCATCACGTTCCATAAAACATTCAACAACAAGTGAGTTTGTGAATGTTGCTCTGCCAAGGTGGTTCTTTATGTCTCTTGTCCGAtgcccgccccgccccctccctccggCCCGTACGCACTAGTGCATTGGTATCACGTTTCACTGAGCTCTCAAAGACACGTCTGTCTTGTTTCAAGTCTCAGGTTTATGCATTGGGTTCAGTCAGTGGCGCAATGCGTATTTAATACCTTCAGCGTGGACTTAATCATATCACTACGATCGCCATCTTAGAAACCATTAGTACTCTACAAACTTGAAAATCCATCATTTGCGTAcattaaaagatttttttatgttatctGTAACCTTATGCAACATTTAATTGCAGAgcagtaaaatgaaaaatacggTCTGATTCACATGCACTGCTTGATGTCTTTAAAGTTGGCTTGAGGATAATGTGAATGGTCGACAAAGTGAGTCTGAAAAGCTTTTGAGGGGTTGGAAAGGGACACAAATACTGGCCTACTCCGCATTCTTcccttttctttggctttgggTCCCGCTAaaggtttccatggcaacagtagacaacacaaaactcttcagtttttttttttttttttactagttagttttttgctgactttttgtgtgttgggctagcattagcatcattGCTAACATGACTGTCTGGAGCCACGTTATCGCTCTGTGCACTCTGAATTTTACAAGGCCACTTTTGGCTGCGAGAGACGCATCAGTGCGTTCGTGAAAAACTTGTAAAGTCTGAAAACGTCCTGTGCAGACACACAACTGAGTTACTCCGATAATTCACGGTCCGGCTTGGAGGGAAGTAGTCTTGCTTACTGCTAAACATTGAGAGGACGCTTAGATTTTGGAGGCCATATTTTGGTgggtttccatttttttgtattgttttagaataatttgtcaaatattttgcagcttctattttttgtagcttttttgttgttatagtttatatattctTTTTATCTAATTTGACAGATTTTCACATATAGTCATATActtatattgtatttttctgaCTAATATCTCATCCccaaaatattgtatttttgtatgtgattttttttaaaaataatttggtcAGTGCAATCGTGATATGAAATCTGACCTCTTGTGTCCAGTCAGTGTATTCTGCTTTTCTATTGAAGCGTGTAGGAGACTTATTGTGGGAGTTAAGTGATGAAATGAGACTCATGCGGCAGCTACCAAAACAGCCATGTGGCTCTCATCAGGGTCAGTAGacatccccccaaaaaaaagcggAGAAGAtaaacttttttccccccctgctCACTCTCATGCGACCACTTTATTCTCACATGGAAAGTTCAGGACTTTTTATCTCATCAGTGTTAAGGTATGAAAGTAACTTatattgaaattatttttttttgctttagctCTGTTAGTCTGCCTTTAATGCAACCCTATTCCAACCCAGTCAGGGCATTTTGCGAGTGTCCCCAGTGTTTAATCCACTGTTTGATACCCAAGCTGTCTGCcctgctgttgccatggcaaccagcCGGCAGGTTATGTTATTCATGCCGCGAATGACAAAGTGCATGGTAGGCAAACAGTTCAAAAGCAGCACTAAATCACGGATTATTAGGAGATTATTGATCCCATCCCATTGAGCTCATcgtgcgcccccccccctccaaaaaaagccctttggtcatgtgacattgcGTGGTTGCTATGCATTGCATTCCTGTACAATGAAGAGCCCAGTCAGCAGTGCACATTCAGTGGCTAGCCAGAGTCGGATTGCGATATCTGGGGGGTGATGTGTTTTGACAATCCCTCCGTGTGTCATAGGATCAGGtctcacccaaaaaaaaaaaaagactgcacTTCAAGTGCTGttaatcttttattttttttacttgcataAATCATGCGGTTTTCTGCTTTattgactttaaaaatgtgtcactgcaaccacccccccccaccaaaaaaaaacccaaccaAGACACTATTCATTGGCTTGCGTGACAGATAGTATGCGAcgtgttgtttattttccccGTCTTGTGTCTAAGTGGCTCAAATGCGACGGCTGTAAATGTTTAGTTTACATCAAGCGGGCGCTTTGCTGTGTTTGGGGGTCTTGTGGCATATGTTTGAACTTCAAGTCAAGTGGAAATGCATCCGTCCAAAAGTCCTTCAAGTATTGTTTTCTAGAGCGCtgtcatgaaatcaaagttttccatttttttattccagatTATTTGGtctaacattttattttccgtCTCCTACTTTTGGATTCACGAATATTTTTGGATGTCAATGAAGCCACCAGAACACCTTTATGATTGATTAACTCGTCAAACCTGTAACGTATTTGTCTGTCTAATCATTCACCCGGGGATCTGGTTTGTTTTAAAGCATGActacactttttttattttttttatcagattTCCTTTTTTACCACTGCATTTCCAGACACGTCCCATGTGAATGCCATCTGCCCCGTGAGTCATTTTTGATGTGGTCAAACTTGCATGGCACCAGTTTGAAATTACAAGACCAAATATGTCAAGACGTTCTTTAGGGGAGGGGTCATGTTTTTCCAAGGGCACGTCCATGACATTGGAGTCTTGGGGGCGAGATATGCGATCCACCCAGCATGCGACCTGCGGTCAGTGTTGTGGGAGTGGTGGAATTCTGCGGTTCGTCCCGGCGCTGCTGGAATGTCCGCAGCCGGCCAGACTTTCACGGTTCATGTAACTCGCGTAAATAGACCACCGTGATCCGGGCTTAAGAAGTGGTTAGAGGACAATCGTTTGGAATCCTGATGCGGTTGGGCGTAGTTGCACCATCTCACAATCTGTTGTGATGTGTTCCAGGCGACTTGTCTCCGTTGCAGATGTCCCCCGTCCCCCAGTCCCAATTCATTCCTTTGGCGGAGGTGTTGTGCTCAGTCATCTCCGACATGAACTCCTCCCAAATCGTCGTCAGTCAGGAGACTCTGGTGAACCACGTGAGCAAATCACATCCGGGTAAGACCTCAACTTCTTAAGATCTTATCAGATCTTAGAaacatctctctctctgcttttTAGGGATAACCATTCCAACTCAGGACATCCTCTACAATACTTTGGGCACTCTGATCAAGGAGCGCAAAATTTACCACACAGGGGAGGGCTACTTCATCGTCACACCTCAGACTTATTTTATCACCGGCAACGTGGCTCGAGAGAAGACATGGTGGACTTCGGGCTCAGCGGAAGACCCTCCGTCACCGCCTCCTATTACTTACCTTCTGAGCAACGACATCTCGGTGGAGGCGCCCCCGCTGGCTCACTGCAAGTCTTGCAGCTGCTTCAGCTCGCTCCCAACGTCCACCAACGTCCGCCTCGCTGCTACCACGCCGCTCGCCCTTCCTCCACCCGCCACGCCCGATCAACATTCCGTCTCCGTTTCCGTCAGCGAATGCACGGCCAAGAGCTTAAAATGGCCTCGGCCGTCGGATCACAAAGCTTCGGTGCAGCATCAGTCCACCTCCACAGCGGCGGACTGCCACGCCAGCGAGATCAGCAAACCCTCGGGAACCATCAACGCAGTTGCCCGCAAAGAAAAAGACGGCAAGCCGGGCAGGAAGTTTGGTCTCAATTTGTTCCGGAGGAACGGCGGTAAAAAAGAGAAGTCGAAGAAGGAGTATGCGTCATTCGCGGGGCAGTTCCCACCCGAGGAGTGGCCGGTGAGAGACGAAGATGACCTCAATAACTTACCTCGCGACCTGGAGCACGCCATCATCAAGCGTATCAACCCCGAATTGACGGTGGACAACCTGACACGTCACACGGTTCTGATGAAGAAGCTGGAAGAAAGGCGGGAGAAGGCCCTGAACAAAGGAGTAGACAAGGGAATGTCAACGGAGATCCTAACAAGTTCTAAAGCGAGGCACCACCACTCCTCCAGGTCGGTCAAAAGGTCTGCTCAGAAAAGCTCTCGTAGCAAACGACGCTTGCACTcctccaaagaaaaacaacggGAAAGGATCAAGAAGATATATCAAGACGGAGAAGATCTGATCCCCACCAGGTTGCGAGTGGAAATCCCAATCGATCAACCTTGTAAAGCCGAAGAGGCTAGCTCGCTTTACAAGAAACGCATCGAAAACCCTTTTCATGCTCCAGAAGCTGGAATTCTTCCCGCCGCTCGGGAGCATCGAAAACTAAAAGAAGGCAGGCCGGCAGGGAAGAAGGAACGAACGACTCATCGCTCCAAATCGTGGGACGCGCATCGGACTAAGATGAGCGTAGCGGACGACGAGCAAATCGCCAAATCCCGCACATCTGAAGAAAACTACGGCCAGGAGAGGGAAGCCAGCTGCGAACATTTACCGCGAGTCGACACGAAGCTCAACCGAGAATTCCCGCCGGACTACGGCTCGGCGTACCCGCAGAGCTGCACGCTGCGTATCGACGACAAACTTCGACACCAGAGGGAAGGAAACGGCGCAGAAAACCCCAAAGACGGCAAAAGCAAGACTTTGCCCGACGCTCTTCGGAAAATCCAACCGTATGGCAACTCTGACACCATCCCAACAAGGACCTGGCCCAAGACGGCTTTACAACGGAAGCACTCGCTCAGATTAACCAAACCGCAACGAGACGACTCACAGAAAGCCGATGAACTCGCAACACGTCAGCAGCAAAAAGACGTAAGAACTGCCGGCAGAGAGGAAGAAACACCGGAACCGGTCGTCCATAACCTGCCCTCGGTAACCGACGCTGAAGATGACCTCTACCAGAGAATAGAACATCACCGGGATGACGAGACTTGCAGCTCCCTGTGCTTGAACGAGGAGGACGTTATCCCCAATTACCTTCACCCGCACTTGGTCTACCAGCAATCCGACACCGACTCCAAGTATCACTACTCCGACTTTAACCGTCAACGAGTCACCTCTAGCGACAGAAAGTCCAGCAGCCAGTGGGAAGCTTCTCTGAGCCCCAGCAGATCTGTGGAACCCGCGTGGAGACGGCAGTATCCTCAGCAGAGTCAAGCAGCTCCCCAAGATGAACCAAGTTCCAGAAAAGAAGCTCAGGCGCAGGAAGAATTACGCGACTCCCACCGTCCTGAACCTCCCGAGGCCTTTGACAGTAGCATCTTTGACTACTGCCCAACAAGTGAGGTCGAATCGGACACGGAGACCGTCCGTAAGTCTACGGACGAGGGCGACGGCGAATCGGCTCATTGGGCAGCCGAGGTGAAGGAAGCTCAGGAGGAGGATTTTCACGAGAGGGCGGTTCCCCTGAATCCAGGAGCCGGTCTAAGCGGGCCCGGGGAAACGGGAGAGGCAGTGGAACTGGTGGAGAACCAGAGCATCACAGGAGACAGCGGGATAGATTCTCCACGGTGAGTCTGTTTTCTTCCATTTATCTGATAATTGGGTCTTTGCTGACTTTGATCACTAGGGGAGTAAATGCTCGAGCAATTTTGTGAGCTCTGGGATATCTGAAATTGAATATGTGGAAAAAGTTGATATTGCAGCTGGCGCTTCATCCAGTTTCGCAGCAGAATCAATCTCACGGCTTTCCTCGAGACCATTGCAAGCAGTcaggcaaaaataaacacccgAGTGCGACGTTACACCTCCGGGCTGCATTACTGCATTTGGCCTTTCACCAATTTGTGTTTCTttcttgggggaaaaaaaaaaaagtaaaaagcaaTAAAGCTGAACAAACACCTTGTAATGAAGCCCAACGTCCAATATTTGGACAGCAGGGAATGATTTTGATAATAATGTATAATTGCTGCGCCGTGCTTAAATTTCAAATGGGTGGAAACTAAATGCTTTGAACTCACTTGGCAGCCTTCCATGTTGGAATATATGAAACGGCGCCTTATTAATTCCATTTTTATCAAacatgtcccccccccccccttctccacGCAGGACCCACGTTAGTCTGGCCTCCAGCAACACAGTCATTCTGCAGGGTCTCAAGAGAAGGGGTTTTCTCCAGAACTTGGACAAACTACACACCAAAAGCAGCGGCATTCGACCACAGAACTCCCTGCTGCAGCTCACTCCTGTCATGAACGTATAAAGGGAACCTCAACATCTTCGCATGTGCTTTAATCTCAAATTCTATGCAACTgttcacaaacaaaacagtttgtaCAGATGTTCAATgtatattgtaaatatttttgttcaatATGCTATGCAATATAAGTTCCTAGTTGTCATTGTGTACCTCTGAAATGTGTATCAACATTTAGGGGTTAATCGAGAGTTTTACATACATTGTTTCTTGGGTTAAAAAGTCATAACTTTCATTATTGTAGACTTGAGAGCCTAAGATTATAAAAAGGTGTATATGTTATACCAtcctttgtttttaatttgtccactttataatttggatttgagcTGAAAGATTGGAGAAATTAAAAGAGTAACATACAAACCGTTGACTGAATCTGATTATTTAATTCATATCATGAGCAATTATCGTAGGCACCAAGTGacgcatttttaaaaattaaacaagAGTAATGGGTGAGAATCAAACTTGGGTAAAAGGGACGCACTAATTTTGACGCTTCCGGAAGAAataaagccccccccctcctcctcctgactGACGTCATCACAGGATTGCTGTCAACCTAAAACTTTGACAAGGTAACATGCTAGTTGTTAGCCTAAAATGTTTGGGCCAGTGTTGGCAATTAAAGTCTTCTACGGGCTTAAATTGCACCAAAACGCATTTGACGTACGTGCTGATAAACGGATGAACCCAACAAACTATTTAACCGTGTTATTTGAAATGGTAAAATAATAACTATCAAATTATTTGCACAAACGTTCACCAGCATCTGGACGACAGCGCCGTTTTGCCCAAGCTAAGTATATAAACCCTTTGCATACGTTCACATTTAAACACAATTAATAGAATATTTGAATGactattttttgtcttcaaattGAACTTCAACTTGGTTCATTTGTCTCATTTCCACGAGCTTTCATCTTGAACACAATGGCCAGATTGACTGCAAAATGGCAGAATTCCTGTTTGTTACACAAAATATACATTATTAAACTGACTTAATTATATGGCTGTTCACTTTAGTTTGCAGGCCATAAAACGGCCACCAGGTGGTGCTGAACAACCTTTTTACAGTGTATGTTGCACATCCAACCCCTCACTTAATAATTTTATCATTGACTTGTTCAAATTTATGCCAAAATATTGGCGCTTTGGACTGCAATATTCAACAATGATGGCGGACTTTTTTTAGGGTcgattaaaaatattttatttaccttGATAAATAATTTGAATCGAAAATAAAATGCCTTTACTGCTTAGTTTGATACTTGTTTGACTTCCGGTCACAATTAAGCGTACGTGCTAATCTATATgacgacttttttttcttttctttttaagtatATTGAGTGGCGAATGTGCTACGGCAAAATAGCCTGCTTAGTTGTTGATGCCAATACACGTTCCAAAAACCCAtctattcatttatattatgtaattattttcatggAGAATGAGTATGTCTGTTTACTTATTAGTCACATTTGATAGTTGGATAAAAGTGATGAAAAGCAGACACTGCCCTCAACCCAGACTGCTGATACAAGCTTAGAGAGCAGTTCAGCAGCCTTGAGTTAACCTCATCAACGTACcgtaaaggaatgtaaacttAGCGGAGTGTGGGAAAAAGCCAGGAATGTCTAGAGACAGGGGATTGCCAGAAATTCCTCTCCGTGTTGTTTGAAATAGTAAATTGCTAAGAAACACGACTTCTTTGCATTGGATAAAGTATGTGTGTATGGGGGGGAAACGAACAACTCGCTTGGAATCACTGAGCGCTATTTCAAATGGCAAGAGCGACATCTTCAGGATTGCCGAGGGAGTGCAACTGCCAGTATCCTGCCTTCACTTCGGTTTAACAGAATTGTATACCAACGGTCAGGCATTTTGCGTCAAATATTTCTAGATCAGCTTTAACGTTTggttacttttttattttctacagGGGAACCAATCCTGGTGAGGGTAGGAGGAGCAGAGCTGGGACCGGTTGCCAACTAACCACAAGTCAAAGGTAAACCAACAACTATTCAGTCACAGTGGTTTATTAAACAACTTAAATTGCTCACATTTTGTCATGTGTGAGAAAGTCCACACAAGCCAAGTGGAAACAAAATCAAGTAGAGATTTGAACGCTTGTCAGATAGCGATCCAATATGCTGTTAAAATCAAATTCTGAAGGACACCAGAAGAGTCAACGACCTTTATTTATCCATATATGTGCCACTccaaaaaagggggaaaagaTGTTACAAGGTTTGCCCTTTAAGAGAAGCCTGTATGGATtcctttacatttttttttcctcaagaaTTAGGCCATTTACAATAACGCAAGAGGGGAGAAAATAAGACAATATACAGTGTAAACGCAATAGTCtacatgaaagcaaaaaaaaaaaatgttattgaCAAAGTAAATGAATAttaatgagggaaaaaaaatccattaacAACTCAGCATCCATTGTTCTCTACACAGCATGCAATAAGGCACCTAGCTAACAGGATAAAAACTATGCTACAAAttgaagcaaaagaaaaaaaaagcaggggagaaacttaaaaaaatattgcttgtCGTGCCCTCTCCCATAAAAACATCTTTGCTCCCTTTCATATAACCCAatccatatttaaaaaaatacgtttgtaaaagatttttttttttttttttttacacgtaCGAGTCGCGCCTAATGCAAAGTTGGAAAAGTCAACTTTTCtcatacatttttgttgtaatatGCACAAGCCTTTAAATCAGATTGTGATAGTGTCAACATGAGTAACTGCTATCTATACTCTATGAAcaggttttattcatttttctcagAAGGGGAACAGGAATAAGGAAGAAAAGGAGACCGGTGTAATATGCTAACCATAAAGTGTTTATTCTCTGTCAGGAATTGTCTTGTGGCTGCGTGCCATCTCCTGTTATCAGCCAGTATTGCTCTCTGTACAGACCATGTCATGGTAAATAACTTCCTAAATATACACAAATTCAACTGCTGCCGCTTGAAAACGCCTGCAACACATTTAACTCTGAGTTGGGTGCAGAAAAAGGAGTGGGGGAAAACAAACTGTGGAGACAACATGGGTCTCACTATCAAAAATGTAATCTTTTTGGAACAGCACACTAGTCACCTATACATTTATAAAAGAAATCAAGAAGTATTTACAGTGGATTTTCTTCACACaggtcagcagggtgaagagagATGACTAATTGGAGTTCCGGTGTTGACGGCCTTGAACCGAAGATCCCGCGCTCGCCGCCGAGAAGCTTCGTACAAGAAAGGTGGGGTAACTTTTTTTCTGGTTTCTTTTAAAAGTGTTCATTGAGTTCCCGCGGAAGGGAGAACAAACAATCGAAGCGACGCTTCCCCTCAGTTTCTGCTGTGTCTCGCCGATGACCCATCAGTCCTTCAACCGATCAGTCCTTCAACCGATCCTCTTCACTGTAGCTGACCTGACCACGTGAACATCCAAGTGAGTCAACCCGACTGGTcttgtggtggtgggggggcgcTAGTAGTTAAACGAGAAGCCAGGGATGGGTTGAGCACTTGCGTCTGAACGGTACCCCCCCACTACTCTAAATGGATTCGATGGTGTCTGGAGAGGGAGGACGAATGGTTGAAGCCTTTCCCGCACTGGGTGCAGCGGTAGGGCTTCTCCACAAGGAGGTGTTGCTTGGGGAAGGCGTTGTTAGGGAAGACCTTAGGCGAGGCGATGGCGCCGTACTGCTCAGGAGAGTTCATCGGTAGGGGCAGCGGCGGCGACTGCGGTGCCGCCTGCTGCTTGTTCTCCAGATGGACCCTCTGGTGCCGTGCCAGCGAAGACGAGTGGTTGAAGATCTTGCCGCAGTGGCCGCAGGTGTAACCTTTGCCCTCTGAGTGAACTCTCTGGTGCCGCGAAAGGGAGGAGGAATGGTTGAAGCCCTTGTCGCAGTGGTGGCACATGTAGGGCTTCTCTCCTTGCAGGTGTACCCTCTGCTTGGCAGGGGTGCCGAAGGTCATGGGCTTGCCGGGCTGTGCCGCCGAGAACACGGGTCCCTGCAGGTGGGTCTTGTGGTGGCGCGAGAGTGACGAGGAGTGGTTGAAGCCCTTGTTGCAGTGCCTGCAGGTGTAGGGCTTGCCGCCGGCGTGGACCTGCTGGTGCTTCTTCAGGTGACGCTTGCGGACAAAGCTCTTCCGGCACATGTTGCATTTGTACGGCTTCTCACCCGAGTGGATCCTCTGGTGCTCCCGTAgggtggcggcggcagcaaAACACTTGCCGCACTGCGCGCAACGGTGGGGCTTGTCAGTGAGCACCACGCCGGCGTGGGCTGCGTGGGCTGCGTGCGCGGCGTGGGCTGCGTGGGTCTTCTGGTGCTGCTTGAGGTTAGAGGTGGTCGCGAAGCCTTTGCCGCACTGGCCGCACGTGTACGGCTTTTCGCGAGCGTGGACCTCCTGGTGCTTCTTCAGATGCCTCCTGCGGACAAAGCTCTTCCTGCACTGGGTGCACTTGTACGGCTTGTCCTCAGAGTGCATCTTCATGTGTTCTCGCAGGGTGATGGCGGCAGCAAAGCTCTTGCCACACTCTGTGCACCGGTGCGGCTTGTCGGGCAGGTGGATCATTTGGTGGGACTTGAGGCTGAAGGCGTCAATGACGTCCTTGCCCATGATCTCCACGCCCGAGGGTACGTAGGGCTTCTCTTTCATGTGGATCTTCATGTGTTGCTTGAGGCTGGCCTCCACGGCAAAGCTCTCGCCGCAATGGACGCAGATGTACGGGTTGAGGTCTTTGTGGATCTCAAAGTGCTGGTGGAGGTCAGAGATGCTGCCAAAGATCTCACCGCATTCGTTGCACTGCAGGCCGTGCGCCTCGTGAATGATGACGCCATTCTCTGACTCTACCGTCAGCTCGCCGCCGTGATCCGACTCCACTTTCACCTCATGCTCACTCTCGGCCTTGAGCAACACTTCCCCGAGTAGCGCCTCGCCCGTCGATGTTTTAATCTCGGCGCCGGCAAAGCAGTGCATATCGTCATGTTCCACCTTGATGTAATCGTGGTCCGTCTCCACAATGGCGTCTACGCACGCCACGGCGCCGAGGTCTGTCCCCAGCCCTTGGATCTTTAGTTCAGTGCCGTGGATCTCCAACTCCAGGCCACGCTTTTCCTCAGTCATGATTTCTGTCTCGGCTCCGTAGTGCAGGTCGACATGGCTGTGGGCTATGACACACTCCGACCCAAGCGTGTCAAGGCCGGGTGTGTCACATTCAGTCTCTGACTCCGCCATGAGCACACACTCCAACCCCACGACCTCCG is a genomic window of Syngnathus acus chromosome 15, fSynAcu1.2, whole genome shotgun sequence containing:
- the stox1 gene encoding storkhead-box protein 1 isoform X1 — its product is MSLHPPRIVQLSAGSLAVVFGPDDDEESAAEESRRSSCATGLEVFADFKAQNLRSFWNNRLVKAMGEVHFLGWMDNLVLFIQGSSASLEVLREAWMRRALKSATGLVIRAVGDLSPLQMSPVPQSQFIPLAEVLCSVISDMNSSQIVVSQETLVNHVSKSHPGITIPTQDILYNTLGTLIKERKIYHTGEGYFIVTPQTYFITGNVAREKTWWTSGSAEDPPSPPPITYLLSNDISVEAPPLAHCKSCSCFSSLPTSTNVRLAATTPLALPPPATPDQHSVSVSVSECTAKSLKWPRPSDHKASVQHQSTSTAADCHASEISKPSGTINAVARKEKDGKPGRKFGLNLFRRNGGKKEKSKKEYASFAGQFPPEEWPVRDEDDLNNLPRDLEHAIIKRINPELTVDNLTRHTVLMKKLEERREKALNKGVDKGMSTEILTSSKARHHHSSRSVKRSAQKSSRSKRRLHSSKEKQRERIKKIYQDGEDLIPTRLRVEIPIDQPCKAEEASSLYKKRIENPFHAPEAGILPAAREHRKLKEGRPAGKKERTTHRSKSWDAHRTKMSVADDEQIAKSRTSEENYGQEREASCEHLPRVDTKLNREFPPDYGSAYPQSCTLRIDDKLRHQREGNGAENPKDGKSKTLPDALRKIQPYGNSDTIPTRTWPKTALQRKHSLRLTKPQRDDSQKADELATRQQQKDVRTAGREEETPEPVVHNLPSVTDAEDDLYQRIEHHRDDETCSSLCLNEEDVIPNYLHPHLVYQQSDTDSKYHYSDFNRQRVTSSDRKSSSQWEASLSPSRSVEPAWRRQYPQQSQAAPQDEPSSRKEAQAQEELRDSHRPEPPEAFDSSIFDYCPTSEVESDTETVRKSTDEGDGESAHWAAEVKEAQEEDFHERAVPLNPGAGLSGPGETGEAVELVENQSITGDSGIDSPRTHVSLASSNTVILQGLKRRGFLQNLDKLHTKSSGIRPQNSLLQLTPVMNV
- the stox1 gene encoding storkhead-box protein 1 isoform X2 translates to MSPVPQSQFIPLAEVLCSVISDMNSSQIVVSQETLVNHVSKSHPGITIPTQDILYNTLGTLIKERKIYHTGEGYFIVTPQTYFITGNVAREKTWWTSGSAEDPPSPPPITYLLSNDISVEAPPLAHCKSCSCFSSLPTSTNVRLAATTPLALPPPATPDQHSVSVSVSECTAKSLKWPRPSDHKASVQHQSTSTAADCHASEISKPSGTINAVARKEKDGKPGRKFGLNLFRRNGGKKEKSKKEYASFAGQFPPEEWPVRDEDDLNNLPRDLEHAIIKRINPELTVDNLTRHTVLMKKLEERREKALNKGVDKGMSTEILTSSKARHHHSSRSVKRSAQKSSRSKRRLHSSKEKQRERIKKIYQDGEDLIPTRLRVEIPIDQPCKAEEASSLYKKRIENPFHAPEAGILPAAREHRKLKEGRPAGKKERTTHRSKSWDAHRTKMSVADDEQIAKSRTSEENYGQEREASCEHLPRVDTKLNREFPPDYGSAYPQSCTLRIDDKLRHQREGNGAENPKDGKSKTLPDALRKIQPYGNSDTIPTRTWPKTALQRKHSLRLTKPQRDDSQKADELATRQQQKDVRTAGREEETPEPVVHNLPSVTDAEDDLYQRIEHHRDDETCSSLCLNEEDVIPNYLHPHLVYQQSDTDSKYHYSDFNRQRVTSSDRKSSSQWEASLSPSRSVEPAWRRQYPQQSQAAPQDEPSSRKEAQAQEELRDSHRPEPPEAFDSSIFDYCPTSEVESDTETVRKSTDEGDGESAHWAAEVKEAQEEDFHERAVPLNPGAGLSGPGETGEAVELVENQSITGDSGIDSPRTHVSLASSNTVILQGLKRRGFLQNLDKLHTKSSGIRPQNSLLQLTPVMNV
- the si:ch211-198a12.6 gene encoding zinc finger protein 883, whose protein sequence is MAESETECDTPGLDTLGSECVIAHSHVDLHYGAETEIMTEEKRGLELEIHGTELKIQGLGTDLGAVACVDAIVETDHDYIKVEHDDMHCFAGAEIKTSTGEALLGEVLLKAESEHEVKVESDHGGELTVESENGVIIHEAHGLQCNECGEIFGSISDLHQHFEIHKDLNPYICVHCGESFAVEASLKQHMKIHMKEKPYVPSGVEIMGKDVIDAFSLKSHQMIHLPDKPHRCTECGKSFAAAITLREHMKMHSEDKPYKCTQCRKSFVRRRHLKKHQEVHAREKPYTCGQCGKGFATTSNLKQHQKTHAAHAAHAAHAAHAGVVLTDKPHRCAQCGKCFAAAATLREHQRIHSGEKPYKCNMCRKSFVRKRHLKKHQQVHAGGKPYTCRHCNKGFNHSSSLSRHHKTHLQGPVFSAAQPGKPMTFGTPAKQRVHLQGEKPYMCHHCDKGFNHSSSLSRHQRVHSEGKGYTCGHCGKIFNHSSSLARHQRVHLENKQQAAPQSPPLPLPMNSPEQYGAIASPKVFPNNAFPKQHLLVEKPYRCTQCGKGFNHSSSLSRHHRIHLE